One stretch of Streptomyces sp. 135 DNA includes these proteins:
- a CDS encoding sugar ABC transporter ATP-binding protein — translation MSDQSELLRIEGIRKTFPGVVALDSVDFDLRRGEVHVLLGENGAGKSTLIKMLSGAYRPDSGRIVVDGEDVRIHGAQDAERLGIATIYQEFNLVPDLTVAENIFLGRQPRRFGMIDRRKMEADAEALLRRVGVQVSPRAKVRELGIARLQMVEIAKALSLDARVLIMDEPTAVLTSEEVDKLFAIVRALREDGVGIVFITHHLEEIAALGDRVTVLRDGRSVDQVPASTPEEELVRLMVGRSIEQQYPRQRPDVGPPLLSVEGLTRDGVFHDVSFEVRAGEVVGLAGLVGAGRTEVARAVFGADPYDAGSVGVRGERLPRHDVNAAMGAGIGLVPEDRKGQGLVLDASVRENLGLVTLRSATRAGLVDLKGQARDAARIAEQLKVRMAGLGQHVRTLSGGNQQKVVIGKWLLADVKVLILDEPTRGIDVGAKVEIYQLINELTASGHAVLMISSDLPEVLGMSDRVLVMAQGRIAGELSADEATQDAVMALAVGTAAPSDIRNEEEEAEGSRGH, via the coding sequence GTGAGTGACCAGAGCGAGCTGCTCCGCATCGAAGGCATCCGCAAGACGTTCCCCGGTGTCGTCGCGCTCGACTCCGTCGACTTCGATCTGCGCCGCGGTGAGGTGCACGTCCTGCTGGGTGAGAACGGCGCGGGCAAGAGCACCCTCATCAAGATGCTCTCCGGTGCCTACCGCCCCGACAGCGGTCGCATCGTCGTGGACGGTGAGGACGTACGCATCCATGGCGCGCAGGACGCGGAGCGGCTCGGTATCGCCACGATCTACCAGGAGTTCAACCTCGTACCGGATCTGACGGTCGCCGAGAACATCTTCCTGGGCCGGCAGCCGCGCCGCTTCGGGATGATCGACCGCAGGAAGATGGAGGCCGACGCCGAGGCCCTGCTCCGGCGGGTCGGCGTCCAGGTGTCGCCGCGCGCCAAGGTGCGCGAACTGGGCATCGCCCGGCTCCAGATGGTCGAGATCGCCAAGGCGCTGAGCCTGGACGCGCGCGTGCTCATCATGGACGAGCCGACCGCCGTGCTCACCTCCGAGGAGGTCGACAAGCTCTTCGCCATCGTGCGCGCGCTGCGCGAGGACGGCGTCGGCATCGTCTTCATCACCCACCACCTGGAGGAGATCGCCGCGCTCGGCGACCGCGTCACCGTCCTGCGGGACGGCCGCAGCGTCGACCAGGTGCCCGCCTCCACCCCGGAGGAGGAACTCGTCCGCCTCATGGTGGGGCGCAGCATCGAGCAGCAATATCCGCGCCAACGCCCGGACGTGGGGCCGCCGTTGCTGTCCGTCGAGGGGCTCACCCGTGACGGCGTCTTCCACGACGTCAGCTTCGAGGTGCGGGCCGGTGAGGTCGTCGGACTCGCGGGGCTCGTCGGCGCGGGCCGCACGGAGGTGGCGCGCGCGGTCTTCGGCGCGGATCCGTACGACGCGGGCAGCGTCGGCGTACGCGGCGAGCGCCTGCCCCGGCACGACGTGAACGCCGCGATGGGCGCGGGCATCGGCCTCGTACCGGAGGACCGCAAGGGCCAGGGCCTGGTCCTGGACGCGTCCGTGCGGGAGAACCTGGGCCTGGTCACGCTGCGTTCGGCGACCCGGGCCGGGCTCGTGGACCTCAAGGGCCAGGCGAGGGACGCCGCCCGGATCGCCGAGCAGCTGAAGGTGCGCATGGCCGGGCTCGGCCAGCACGTGCGCACGCTCTCCGGCGGCAACCAGCAGAAGGTCGTCATCGGCAAGTGGCTGCTGGCGGACGTCAAGGTGCTGATCCTCGACGAGCCGACGCGCGGCATCGACGTGGGCGCGAAGGTCGAGATCTACCAGCTGATCAACGAACTGACGGCGTCCGGACACGCCGTCCTGATGATCTCCAGCGACCTGCCCGAGGTGCTCGGCATGAGCGACCGGGTGCTCGTCATGGCGCAGGGCCGGATCGCCGGTGAGCTGAGCGCGGACGAGGCGACGCAGGACGCGGTGATGGCGCTGGCCGTCGGCACGGCGGCCCCGTCGGACATACGGAACGAAGAAGAAGAAGCGGAGGGCTCCCGTGGCCACTGA
- a CDS encoding LacI family DNA-binding transcriptional regulator has protein sequence MASTSVSIKDVAAEAGVSVATVSRVLNSHPSVSPASRARVVAAVEALGYRPNAVARSLRTDQTRTLGLVISDVLNPYFTELARSVEEAARALGYSVIIGNADERPELQDHHVRTLLDRRIDGLLVSPTDGGSPLMLDAVRAGTPMVFVDRWIPGVDVPVVRSDGRQAVRDLVAHLHGLGHRRLAIIAGPAATTTGSERVEAFRDALREHGIALPDAYIGQGDFQADSGRRATERFLALPEPPDVVFAADNLMALGALDAIRARGLRVPRDIGLAAFDDIPWFVHTDPPVTAIAQPTGDLGRAAVHALIDRIEGRSPRSVTLPARLVVRRSCGEATGESAGEDTSVRSEGATRE, from the coding sequence ATGGCCTCTACTTCGGTGAGCATCAAGGACGTCGCGGCCGAGGCCGGCGTGTCCGTCGCCACCGTGTCGCGGGTACTGAACAGCCACCCCTCGGTCAGCCCCGCGTCCCGCGCCCGCGTGGTCGCCGCCGTCGAGGCGCTCGGGTACCGCCCCAACGCCGTCGCCCGCTCCCTGCGCACCGACCAGACCCGCACCCTCGGCCTGGTCATCAGCGACGTGCTCAACCCGTACTTCACCGAGCTGGCCCGTTCCGTCGAGGAGGCGGCCCGCGCGCTCGGCTACAGCGTGATCATCGGCAACGCGGACGAGCGGCCCGAGCTCCAGGACCACCACGTACGGACCCTCCTGGACCGGCGGATCGACGGACTGCTGGTCTCCCCCACCGACGGCGGCTCCCCGCTGATGCTGGACGCGGTGCGCGCCGGCACCCCGATGGTCTTCGTGGACCGGTGGATCCCGGGTGTGGACGTCCCCGTCGTCCGCTCCGACGGGCGCCAGGCCGTCCGTGACCTCGTCGCCCACCTGCACGGACTCGGCCACCGCAGGCTCGCCATCATCGCGGGCCCGGCCGCCACGACGACCGGCAGCGAGCGCGTCGAGGCCTTCCGCGACGCCCTGCGCGAGCACGGCATCGCCCTGCCCGACGCCTACATCGGCCAGGGCGACTTCCAGGCCGACAGCGGGCGCCGCGCCACCGAGCGCTTCCTCGCCCTGCCCGAGCCGCCCGACGTCGTCTTCGCCGCCGACAACCTCATGGCGCTCGGCGCGCTCGACGCGATCCGCGCGCGCGGCCTGCGGGTCCCGCGCGACATCGGGCTCGCGGCCTTCGACGACATCCCGTGGTTCGTGCACACCGACCCGCCCGTCACCGCGATCGCCCAGCCGACCGGTGACCTCGGCAGGGCCGCCGTGCACGCGCTGATCGACCGGATCGAGGGCAGGAGCCCGCGGTCCGTGACCCTGCCCGCCCGCCTCGTCGTCCGGCGTTCCTGCGGCGAGGCCACCGGTGAGAGCGCCGGCGAGGACACCTCCGTACGATCCGAAGGAGCGACCCGTGAGTGA
- a CDS encoding DUF1266 domain-containing protein: protein MHAAAEAEDEFHDEIFPFVPAPEDGSRWQAPADLEEHLYELCEADDAYTYLRAVAVEGLYRPVALHEKDPGAGASPLLTIDLPDGRKAAQVYTAGLLPRPHPAVVYEFVTLGGLAEGCPDDVDILVINAATPCEQYYLTTDEERGVWADLHERHHRDDGLGDRIETRRTGAPEPGPLLHGLACGAHLCFANGAPWNTLDWHGAGHHNEVGRLAESWGVHGREDWLAVQERLLTREVSPWYWDFVLGARLAVIAEVGPRLDPERWRECVEVTLRNRVVETGGPDTPHRPGEDPELDDFVTAMRGLVGKILRYEARFRADELLPPDGFVRTIAAWDIGRASKMARWGRGARYATEAELRAAIERTSRAARSAYGSWEEFSAGYVLGRCLHFDEESFGSWYTDVLHAHRALTTDPDSPWLTVPFN from the coding sequence ATGCACGCGGCAGCCGAGGCCGAGGACGAGTTCCACGACGAGATCTTCCCCTTCGTCCCCGCGCCGGAGGACGGCAGCCGCTGGCAGGCGCCCGCCGACCTCGAAGAGCATCTGTACGAGCTCTGCGAGGCCGACGACGCGTACACGTACCTGCGGGCCGTCGCCGTGGAGGGCCTGTACCGGCCGGTGGCGCTGCACGAGAAGGACCCCGGCGCGGGCGCGAGCCCGCTGCTCACCATCGACCTGCCGGACGGCCGGAAGGCGGCGCAGGTGTACACCGCCGGGCTGCTGCCGCGCCCGCACCCCGCCGTCGTCTATGAGTTCGTCACGCTCGGCGGGCTCGCCGAGGGCTGCCCCGACGACGTCGACATCCTGGTGATCAACGCGGCGACGCCGTGCGAGCAGTACTACCTGACGACCGACGAGGAACGGGGGGTCTGGGCCGACCTGCACGAGCGCCACCACCGGGACGACGGCCTCGGCGACCGCATCGAGACCCGCCGCACCGGGGCGCCCGAACCCGGCCCGCTGCTGCACGGCCTGGCCTGCGGCGCGCACCTGTGCTTCGCCAACGGCGCCCCCTGGAACACCCTCGACTGGCACGGCGCGGGCCACCACAACGAGGTGGGCCGCCTGGCGGAGTCCTGGGGCGTGCACGGCCGCGAGGACTGGCTCGCCGTCCAGGAGCGGCTGCTGACGCGTGAAGTCTCCCCCTGGTACTGGGACTTCGTCCTCGGCGCCCGGCTCGCGGTGATCGCCGAGGTCGGCCCCCGGCTGGACCCGGAGCGCTGGCGGGAGTGCGTCGAGGTCACCTTGCGCAACCGCGTCGTGGAGACCGGCGGCCCCGACACCCCGCACCGGCCGGGCGAGGACCCGGAACTGGACGACTTCGTGACGGCCATGCGCGGCCTGGTCGGGAAGATCCTCCGCTACGAGGCCCGCTTCCGCGCCGACGAGCTCCTGCCGCCCGACGGCTTCGTGCGCACCATCGCGGCCTGGGACATCGGCCGCGCCTCCAAGATGGCCCGCTGGGGCCGGGGCGCGCGGTACGCGACCGAGGCGGAGCTGCGCGCCGCCATCGAGCGGACGTCGCGGGCCGCGCGGTCGGCGTACGGCTCCTGGGAGGAGTTCTCGGCGGGGTACGTCCTGGGCCGCTGCCTCCACTTCGACGAGGAGTCGTTCGGCTCCTGGTACACGGACGTCCTGCACGCCCACCGGGCCCTGACCACGGACCCGGACAGCCCTTGGCTGACAGTGCCCTTCAACTGA
- a CDS encoding cytochrome P450: MTARGATTPPVPDVFDPRLYAAGVPHERYRVLRDHHPVAWQEEPGVLGWPAGPGFWAVTRHADVVRVLKDAATFSSYLGATQIRDPDPGDLPFLRRMMLNQDPPAHGRLRKLVSRAFTPKRVARFEERARGRARALLAAGLEEARAGDGTFDVVTAVTDDYALLNLADLLGVPPADRGLLLHWTRRVIGYQDPDEAAETAGAAETGGAAEAAPTSYRPSGAPATHVTPATPATPVDPRSPAMLRDMFDYARALAAYKRDHPADDILTTLATDAGLATAELEMFFFLLTVAGNDTVRSAAPGGLLALAEHPGAYEQLRHGTVGTATAVDELLRVHPPVLSFRRTAARDTELAGVRLAAGDKVVVFHAAAHHDERVFADPHRLDLARSPNPHVAFGEGPHVCLGAHFARLQLRVFHEEVTRALPALRLAAPPRRLVSHFINGLKSLRLEDPA, from the coding sequence ATGACTGCGCGCGGTGCGACGACGCCGCCCGTACCCGACGTCTTCGACCCCCGTCTGTACGCGGCGGGGGTCCCCCACGAGCGCTACCGCGTACTGCGCGACCACCACCCGGTGGCCTGGCAGGAGGAGCCCGGCGTACTGGGCTGGCCCGCGGGTCCGGGGTTCTGGGCGGTCACCCGGCACGCCGACGTCGTCCGGGTCCTCAAGGACGCGGCCACCTTCTCCTCGTATCTGGGCGCGACCCAGATCCGTGATCCCGACCCCGGCGACCTGCCGTTCCTTCGCCGCATGATGCTCAATCAGGACCCGCCCGCGCACGGCCGGTTGCGCAAGCTCGTCAGCCGGGCGTTCACGCCGAAGCGGGTCGCGCGCTTCGAGGAACGGGCGCGCGGGCGGGCGCGCGCCCTGCTGGCCGCGGGTCTGGAGGAGGCACGCGCGGGGGACGGCACCTTCGACGTCGTCACCGCCGTCACCGACGACTACGCCTTGCTCAACCTCGCCGATCTGCTCGGCGTCCCGCCGGCCGACCGCGGCCTCCTGCTGCACTGGACGCGGCGCGTCATCGGCTACCAGGACCCGGATGAGGCGGCCGAGACGGCTGGGGCAGCCGAGACAGGCGGGGCGGCCGAAGCGGCCCCGACGAGCTACCGCCCCAGCGGCGCTCCCGCCACCCACGTCACCCCCGCCACCCCCGCAACCCCCGTCGACCCACGCTCGCCCGCGATGCTGCGCGACATGTTCGACTACGCGCGGGCGCTGGCCGCGTACAAGCGCGACCACCCCGCCGACGACATCCTGACGACGCTCGCCACGGACGCCGGACTCGCCACCGCCGAGCTGGAGATGTTCTTCTTCCTGCTCACCGTCGCGGGCAACGACACCGTGCGCTCCGCGGCGCCGGGCGGGCTGCTCGCGCTCGCCGAGCACCCGGGCGCGTACGAACAACTGCGCCACGGCACGGTCGGCACCGCCACGGCCGTGGACGAACTGCTGCGCGTACACCCGCCGGTGCTCAGTTTCCGGCGCACCGCGGCCCGCGACACGGAGCTGGCGGGGGTGCGGTTGGCGGCCGGGGACAAGGTCGTCGTCTTCCATGCCGCCGCCCACCACGACGAGCGCGTCTTCGCCGACCCGCACCGCCTCGACCTGGCCCGTTCACCCAACCCCCATGTGGCGTTCGGCGAGGGCCCGCACGTCTGCCTGGGCGCGCACTTCGCCCGGCTCCAACTGCGGGTGTTCCACGAGGAAGTGACCCGCGCCCTGCCCGCGCTGCGGCTCGCGGCGCCGCCCCGGCGGTTGGTCTCGCACTTCATCAACGGCCTGAAATCGCTGCGGCTGGAGGACCCCGCGTAA
- a CDS encoding alpha/beta hydrolase: MASFLLPHTLLGEGPHKVIAVHGWFADRSAYEPVLADLDTESFQYAVVDLRGYGEAKDAVGAYATAEGAADVLDLADRLGWEWFSLVGHSMGGSVAQRVVAAAPHRVRRLVGVSPVPASGLPLPPEQKELFASAAHTPENRRAIIDFTTGGVRPRAWLDRMVDRSLAVSDAKAFRAWLDSWAGEDFHAEVEGSPVPALAVTGALDPALSADLMRSTWLRAYPRGELAELPGAGHYAMDEVPLELIRTVEDFLRADTGREGSGA; the protein is encoded by the coding sequence GTGGCCTCCTTCCTGCTCCCCCACACCCTGCTCGGCGAAGGGCCGCACAAGGTGATCGCGGTCCATGGCTGGTTCGCCGACCGGTCGGCGTACGAACCGGTCCTCGCGGATCTCGACACGGAGTCGTTCCAGTACGCGGTGGTGGACCTGCGCGGCTACGGCGAGGCCAAGGACGCGGTCGGCGCGTACGCGACGGCGGAGGGCGCGGCCGATGTCCTCGACCTCGCCGACCGGCTCGGCTGGGAGTGGTTCTCCCTGGTCGGCCACTCGATGGGCGGCAGCGTCGCCCAGCGCGTCGTGGCCGCCGCCCCGCACCGGGTGCGCCGTCTCGTGGGGGTTTCGCCCGTGCCCGCCTCGGGGCTGCCGCTGCCGCCCGAGCAGAAGGAGTTGTTCGCCTCCGCCGCGCACACGCCCGAGAACCGGCGCGCGATCATCGACTTCACCACGGGTGGTGTGCGCCCCCGCGCCTGGTTGGACCGCATGGTGGACCGCTCGCTCGCGGTCAGTGACGCCAAGGCGTTCCGCGCCTGGCTGGACTCCTGGGCGGGCGAGGACTTCCACGCCGAGGTCGAGGGGTCCCCCGTGCCCGCGCTCGCCGTCACCGGCGCGCTCGACCCGGCGCTCTCGGCGGACCTGATGCGGAGTACGTGGCTGCGCGCGTACCCGCGAGGGGAGCTTGCGGAGCTGCCCGGCGCGGGGCACTACGCGATGGACGAGGTGCCCCTCGAACTGATCCGCACGGTGGAGGACTTCCTGCGCGCCGACACCGGCCGGGAAGGCTCCGGGGCATGA